Proteins from a genomic interval of Zingiber officinale cultivar Zhangliang chromosome 1B, Zo_v1.1, whole genome shotgun sequence:
- the LOC121974436 gene encoding probable mitochondrial adenine nucleotide transporter BTL3 produces the protein MPEMEFRFRTVTLSGIRTPDEASDHHPPLFAAGVHLFLDLRWDHESPDINPTPRRKLAPLAAILPGIQASDNPFTLFAVGRHLSQYPRCKPESPISTPPHRLNPAPFAAIGWVSAATRWNPLTSISLSVKGGDDLESVASSVTEGQQISDIQNRNKKQDTNRRVQRAKATAMNTTKHLWSGAVAAMVSRTFVAPLERLKLEYILRGEQSHLFALVHKIATTQGLKGFWKGNLANILRTAPFKAVHFCAYDTYRKQLLQLSGKQEITNFERFIAGAAAGITATVLCIPMDTIRTKMVAPGGEALGGIVGAFRYMVRTEGFFSLYKGLVPSLVSMAPSGAVFYGVYDMLKAAYLSSPEGKKRVTLMRQQEGKQVNALDQLELGPLRTLLYGAVAGCCAEAATYPFEVVRRQLQMQVRANKMSAAATLVKIVEQGGLPALYAGVVPSLLQVLPSASISYLVYEVMKIVLKVQ, from the exons ATGCCGGAGATGGAGTTCCGCTTCCGCACCGTTACCCTCTCTGGAATCCGCACCCCAGACGAGGCCTCCGACCATCATCCGCCCCTCTTTGCCGCCGGTGTCCACCTCTTTCTGGATCTCCGATGGGATCATGAATCACCCGACATTAATCCAACCCCTAGAAGAAAGCTCGCTCCTTTGGCCGCCATCCTCCCCGGAATCCAGGCCTCAGACAACCCTTTCACCCTCTTCGCCGTCGGGCGGCACCTCTCTCAGTATCCCCGATGCAAGCCCGAATCTCCTATTTCTACACCCCCTCACCGCTTAAATCCCGCTCCTTTCGCCGCAATCGGATGGGTATCCGCTGCCACCCGCTGGAATCCCTTGACATCGATCAGCTTATCCGTGAAGGGGGGCGACGATTTGGAATCAGTGGCTTCATCGGTGACGGAGGGCCAGCAAATTAGTGATATCCAAAACAGGAACAAAAAGCAGGATACCAATCGCAGAGTCCAGAGGGCGAAAGCCACCGCCATGAATACCACCAAGCACCTCTGGTCAGGCGCCGTCGCCGCCATGGTTTCCAG AACCTTCGTTGCTCCTCTCGAGAGGCTGAAGCTTGAATACATCCTTCGCGGCGAACAGAGCCATCTGTTTGCCCTCGTCCACAAAATCGCCACCACGCAAGGCCTCAAGGGCTTCTGGAAAGGCAACCTTGCGAACATTCTTCGCACTGCGCCCTTTAAAGCAGTTCACTTCTGCGCTTACGACACTTACCGGAAGCAGCTCCTTCAACTCTCCGGCAAACAAGAGATCACCAACTTCGAGCGGTTCATTGCTGGTGCTGCCGCTGGCATCACAGCAACTGTCCTCTGCATTCCAATGGACACG ATTCGAACCAAGATGGTGGCGCCCGGAGGGGAAGCTTTAGGTGGCATTGTCGGGGCTTTTCGATACATGGTGCGTACCGAGGGGTTCTTCTCGCTTTACAAGGGGCTTGTGCCGTCCCTTGTGAGCATGGCACCTTCGGGTGCGGTCTTCTACGGTGTTTACGATATGTTGAAGGCAGCTTATTTGAGTTCACCGGAGGGGAAAAAGAGGGTGACTCTGATGAGGCAGCAAGAAGGGAAGCAGGTGAATGCACTGGATCAGCTGGAGCTTGGACCCTTGAGGACGTTGTTGTATGGGGCAGTCGCCGGTTGTTGTGCTGAAGCGGCTACGTACCCATTTGAGGTGGTGCGGCGGCAGTTGCAGATGCAGGTTCGTGCAAACAAGATGAGTGCAGCGGCGACGCTCGTGAAGATAGTCGAGCAAGGTGGTCTGCCTGCACTCTATGCCGGTGTGGTTCCCAGCTTGTTACAG GTGTTACCTTCTGCTTCCATTAGTTACTTGGTGTATGAGGTCATGAAGATAGTGCTGAAGGTGCAATGA